From the Terriglobales bacterium genome, the window CCGCGCCGACGACCAGCACAGCCACGCCCACTTCGGTGACATGGGACAGGTAGGCACCGTCCACTTCCCGACCACCTGTTCCGCCAAAGTGCAACCACAATTTGAGCGGGCCGTGGCCACGCTCCACTCGTTCTGGTACGAGGAAGCGGGCAAAGCGTTCCAGGCCATCGCAGAGCAGGACCCAAAGTGCAGCATGGCCTACTGGGGCTACGCCATGAGCCTGTGGCACCCGCTGTGGCCGGGATTTCCCGACGCCGAGACGCTCAAGAAGGGGCTAGCCGCGATCGCACAGGGAGAGTCCATCGCCGGCAAGACTGACCGGGAGCGTGACTACCTGGCCGCTATCGGCGCGTTCTACAAGGATTCCGACAAGCTCAACCACTACGCGCGGGCCCAGGCCTATGAGAAAGCCATGCAGCAGGTGGCCGAGCGCTACCCCGACGATCGCGAAGCCTCCATCTTCTACGCGCTCGCCCTGCTGGCCACGGCTCCGCCCACCGACAAGACGTACGCCAACGCCAGGAAAGCCGGCGCCATCCTGGAGAAGGTGTTCGCCGAGCAGCCCAAGCATCCGGGCGTGGCCCACTACATCATCCACAGCTACGACAATCCGGTGCTGGCCGAGCGTGCTCTGAATGCGGCCCGCAGCTACGCCCAGATCGCGCCCGCCGTCCCGCACGCGCAGCACATGCCGTCGCACATCTTCATCCGGCTGGGACTTTGGCAGGAGGCCATCGCGTCCAATCGTGCCTCGGCGGCCGCGGCCCGCGACTACGAGATCAAGACCCACATGGAAGGGGCCTGGGACCAGCGCCTTCACGCCATGGACTACATGACCTACGCGTACCTGCAGAGCGGACAGGAAGGCGACGCTCGCCGGGTGATGGAAGAGGCCGCGGCACTCACGCCCGCCACCCCGGGGGCCTTGGTCGCTGCCTACGCGCTCGCCGCCATTCCCGCCCGCTTCGCCGTCGAGCGCCGGCAATGGAAGGATGCGGCCGCCCTGACTCCGCGTCCGAACACTCTCCCGGCCGCGGAGGCCATCACCTGGTGGGCCCGGGCCCTGGGCTCGGCGCGCCTCGGCGATGTGGCCGCGGCGCAGAAGGATGTCGCGCAGCTCCAGCTGTTGAAGAGCAAGCTCGAGGCCAGCTCCGACCCCGGCGCGAAGTACTGGACAGGGCAGGTGGAGGTGCAGCGTCTCTCCGCAGCCGCATGGCTGGCGCACGCCCAAGGACAGGATGACGAAGCCCTGCGGCTGATGCGCTCCGCCGCCGACATGGAGGATGCGACAGAGAAGCATCCGGTCACGCCAGGGCCGGTGCAACCCGCCCGCGAGCTGCTGGCCGACCTGCTGCTGGAGACCAAACAGCCGGCGCTGGCGCTCGCGGAGTACCAGACTGCGCTGAAGTCGGCCCCCAACCGTTTCCACTCCGTCTACGGTGCGGCCCAAGCTGCCGAGTCCGCCAAGCAGCCCGAAGTCGCGAAGAGCTACTACGCGACGTTGGTCAAGATCTGTTCGCAGTGCCGCCCCGACGATCCGAGCCTGCGACGCGCGCAACAGTTCCTGGCCGTGCGCTAGAGCGCTGCAATTTCCGGGCCGCTCGTGCTAGAAAAGCGCGAGCGGCTCTCGCATCCAGGAGCTCCGATGATCCTTCGCCTCTGGCATGGCTACACGGCGCCGCAGAACGCGGACGCCTACGAACGCTTGTTGCGCACCCAGATCCTCCCCGGCATCCATCGCGTGAAGGGCTACCAGGGAGCCTACCTGCTGCGGCGGGGCCTGAACGCCGAGGTGGAATTCATCACGCTCACTCTCTGGGATTCCATGGACGCGATCCGGGAGTTCGCCGGCGGCGACCACGCGGTGGTCCCACCCGAGGCGCGGATGCTCTTGTCGCGCTTTGACGAGCACTCCGTGCATTACGACGCCACCTGGTGTCCGTAGCGCTGCAGCCAGAACTCACATCGGCGTGTGCTCCGCATCACCGACGCGAGTGAGGGCCTGCGGCAGACTCGAAGGTGATGGCAGGCGATCGAGCGGCAAAGCCCAAGCGCTATGAGGAGATGCGGCGTTACCCGCGAGTGAAGTCGGATCTCCGGGTGCGCGTCTTCGTCCCGCCCAAGAATCCGACCGCCGACTCCTTCGGCCGCGGGTATGACCTCAGCGAATCGGGCATGGCCATCTATGTCCCGCTGGAACTCGCGGTCGGGCAGCAGGTGCTGGTGGTGCTGGAGGTGCCGCAGTACCGGGTCCGGCTGGGACTGACGGCGACGGTACGGAATGCGGACGGCTACCGTTACGGGGTCGAGTTCGGCGCCCTCAGTAACACCGAGCGCAAGGAACTGAAGCGGGCGCTCGAGAGCCTGGCCGCGATCACCAATCCCGCCGCCTGAGAGGTTCGCATGGTGCTCATCCGGCCGGCGGAACTGAGGGACCTTGACGCCGCCGCCGCCATCTGCCGGCGCGTGCTGGCGGAGAAGCTCCCCTACAACTACGAGCTGAACATCGGGACCGAGGGCTGCTTGAACCTGGTGGCCGAGGACGAGGGCCGCGTGGTCGGATACCTTTCCATGCTGGTGAAGCGCTGGGACCCGAACGGACGCCACCTATGGCAGCGCCTCGCACCGTACATCGCCTTTGTGGGTGTGCTGCCGGAGCGGCAGCGGCAGGGAATCGGCGCAGCCTTGTTGCAGGAAGCCATCCGCGAGGCCGCACGCCGCTGTCCAAGCGAGACCGGCCTGTTCCTGGAACATGCGCCTCGAAACATCGCCAGCCGGCTCTATCAGCGGGTAGGTTTTCGGAGCCTCTCCGCCGAAGAGGTGCGGCAACTGTCGGGCCTCGACATCAGCACTCCGGTCATGTATTTCCCGCTGCATACGATCAGTGCCGCGGCATCCTAGCGCGACCGCTGGATCACCCTCAGCCATCCTGCATCGTTATAGCTGCCATAAATAAAATTTTTCGGGAAATTTGCGATGAGCTGCAGAAAAACTATGCGTTGGACTGCGAGGAAGCGAGCGGCTAATTTCGCATCGCTGGTCGGGAAGTCGCGATGCACTTGGGGAGTGACATCGCCGGGGGTGAAAGTGAGCCACAGAGATGAAGCTGTGCCGCATGGCGGTTCTTGCAGTGCTGGCGGTAGTGCTTGTATTCGGCGGTGTCGAGCTCAATGCGCAACCACTCGGAGCGGATCCGGAGATGGAGAAGGCCGACCTGCTGCTGCGCCTGGCCGCGTTGGAGAAAGAGGTCGCGCAATTGCGACTGGCGTTAGCCACGGTTAACGCACCACATTCGGAACCGGGCACGGAACCGGCCGCGCCCGCAGCGACGCCCGCCGCGGCCAGTGCGGTCACCACTCCCGTCGAGTCCACGGCCCATCCGGTCACCATCTCCGGCCTGCTCGGTTCGACGACGCTGAGCGGCTTCGTGGACCTCAACTACGGCTTCAACTTCAATCAGCCGGCCAGTCGGACCACGGGCCTGAGATCATTCGACGCGCCGGCGAACCAATTCGCCCTGAACATGGTCGAGCTGGTGGCCGATAAGCCGGCGGAGACGGCGAGCCGCTTCGGCTATCACGTCGCGCTGGGCTTCGGCAACGCCATGAATGCCGTCAATGCCAGCGATCCCGGCGGCCTGGGCTTCGCACAGTACCTCAAGGAAGCCTACCTCTCTTATATGGTTCCGGTCGGCAGCGGCCTGACCTTCGACTTCGGCAAGTTCGTCACCCCGCACGGCGCCGAGGTCATCGAGAGCAAGGACAATTGGAACTATTCGCGCGGCCTGCTGTTCTCCTGGGCGATCCCCTATTACCACTTCGGGGCCCGCGCCAAGTACGCCTTCAACAGCAAGTACGCGATCACCGGCTACCTGGTGAACGGCTGGAACAACGTGCTCGACAACAACACCGGCAAGACCCTGGGCGTGAGCTTCGCCTGGACGCCGAGCAAGAAGTTCGGCATCACCCAGAACTACATGGCTGGCCCGGAGGGTCTCAACACGAACTCCCACTGGCGCCAGCTCAGCGACACGGTCGTGACCTTTACGCCGTCCAGCCGCCTTTCCCTGATGCTCAACTACGACTACGGCCGCGGCGACTACCTGCCCTTGGGCACGCGACCGGTCTTTTGGACCGGTGTAGGCGGCTACGTGCGCTATGCGTTCGATTCCAGGTACGCCGTTGCCACCCGGTACGAGTATTACGACGACCACGACGGGTTCACCACCGGAACGCCGCAGCACCTGCACGAGGTCACCCAGACGGTCGAGCGGCTCATCGGCAAGGGCCTGATCACGCGGCTGGAGTTGCGCCACGATAGCTCCACCGCTCCCGTGTTCATGAAAGGCACAGTACCGGTCTCCCGGCAGACCACGCTGGCCGCCGGGATGATCTACCAGTTCACCACCCATCAGGAATGACCATGATGGCCATGACTGAGAGCGATTACGAAGGATCGGCGAACCGCGGCGCCGATGTCATGCGGGTCAGCTTGGGCAGAAACCCAAAACCCCAAGACCAGCGAAGCCCAGGCTGTACCCGCTGTCAACCTCTCAAGGGAACAACGCGAACGCAATGATCGACAAGGAGAGCTAGAGATGGCTGCGAATCGGCAACAAGGGACTTACCTGGGAGTATTCCTGCTGGGATTCACGCTGCTGCCCGCGGGCCTGGTGGTGCGGCCGAACCATCCGGGCATCGGCATCGCCGTGGCAGTGGTCGGGCTGGGGCTGATCATTCAGGCGTTTCTCGGCACTCACCGCATCAAGCACCTCGAGTTCACAAACCAAGGATGACCAGGAGATGAATATGAAGATCCTCGCCATCGTCGTCGCCGTGTTGGGGTGGCTGCTCCCGATTCTCGGGCTGGTATTGACCGCCTCCAACCCGGTCCGGCTGACGCTCTGCGTGCTGGGCATTGGCCTCTGCAGCCTTGCCGTTCTCGGCATGCTCAACCCGGCGTACGTGAAGCACGCCATATGGAAGGCCTAAAGCTGGATCCTACGCTTCAGGAGGAAAGGGAATGAGATCAGTCGCACGCGCGCCAATGCTTGCAGGCATGCTGCTGCTCTGTGGGCTCGCCCTAGGCGCAGAAGCTCCGGCGCCCGCAGCACCTCAAGGCTCGAACGCTTCGTCCTTGAGCGGATCGACGGTCGTCAAAGACGTGGCGACTCCCACGGCCGAGGAACTCGCCAAAGGCGACCCGGCCGGGGACAAGACGGGGACCGCAACCGATGTCGCCGTGGCCGATCCGAAAGCCGGCCTCACGCTGGCCGATCTTGCCAACCAGGCAGGCCAGAACAAGATCGCGATCAACTTCACCTGGACCCTGATCGCAGGGTTCCTGGTCATGTTCATGCAGGCCGGGTTCGCCCTGGTGGAGACCGGTCTGTGCCGGGCCAAGAACGCCAATCACACCATGATGATGAATTTCATGGTGTACGGCTTTGGCCTGTTCGCCTATTGGGTGTGCGGATTTGCCATCCAGATGGGCGGCGTCGGAGGCGTGGCCAATCTCGGCGGCACCGCGCCGCTCAGTCACGAATTCACCATCCATGCATTCGGGAAACCCTGGGGCCTGTTCGGAACCAGCGGCTTCTTCCTGAGCGGGGCCACTTACGACGTAGGCGTCATGGCGATGTTCCTCTTCCAGATGGTGTTCATGGATACGGCGCTGACCATCGTGACCGGGTCGGCAGCCGAGCGCTGGAAGTTCGCCGCATTCGCCTTCTGCTCGCTCCTGATGGGCGCGTTCACCTACCCGCTGTTCGCCAACTGGGCCTGGGGCGGCGGGTGGCTTTCGCAGTTGGGGGTGAATTTCGGCCTGGGACACGGCTATGTGGACTTCGCCGGGTCTGGCGTGGTGCATGCCGTGGGCGGCCTGACAGCATTGGCCGCGGCCATTCTGATCGGACCTCGCATCGGCAAGTACAACCGCGACGGAACACCCAATGCCATGCCCGGGCACGATATGGTGATCGTGCTCGCCGGATGCTTCATCCTTGCGTTCGGCTGGTTCGGTTTCAATCCCGGCAGCACGCTGGGCGCATCCGGGGCCGGCAATCTGCGCATCGCGTCGGTTGCGGTCAACACCATGCTGGCGGGATGCACCGGGTCCTTCGGCGCCATCCTGTACATGTGGATCCGCTACGGCAAGCCGGACGCTTCCATGGTAGGCAACGGGCTGCTGGCCGGGTTGGTGGCGATCACAGCTCCGTCCGGTTTCGTCAACACGATCGGGGCGGCGGTCATCGGCCTCGTCGCTGGAGTGCTGGTTTGCCTGAGCTGTGAATACTTCGAGCGTGTGGCGAAGGTCGATGACCCCGTGGGCGCGATCTCCGTGCACGGAGTGAACGGCTTGTGGGGCGTGACCTCGGTCGGGTTGTTTGCCGACGGCACCTCGAACTACGGGGGAGGGTGGAATGGGGTCAACGGTTCGGTCCGCGGCCTGTTCTACGGAGATCCCGGACAGCTCATCGCGCAGCTCATTGGCGTGGCCACGCTGCTCGGCTTCGTCTTCAGTCTCTCTTACGCCTTCAATGTGCTGGTGGATTGGCTGGTCGGACAACGTGTCTCGGCTGAAACCGAACTGGAGGGGCTCGACATTCCCGAGATGGGTTCTCTGGGCTACCCCGAGTTCGTGCTGAAGATGCAACGCACTGTCCCGACGGCCAGCAACGAGACGGCCCCAGCGTATGGCGCAGCGCCTGTCGTCGCACCCTCCTTTGGAGCCGGAGATTGACGGTGCAGGGCGCCGGAGCGCGGGGAGGGACGCGCTCCGGCGGTTTCAGCCGGAGGTAGACAGCAACCCAGGAGGCAGTGATGGTAAAGATCGAAGCGATCATTCAGACGTCCAGGTTCGAAGCGGTGAAAGAGGGACTTCATCAGCTCGGCGTCGAGGGGATGACCGTCTCCGAAGTCCGCGGCCATGGCCGCCAGAAAGGACACACGGAGAGTTACCGCGGGCGCGAGTACAGCATCGACCTCATTCCCAAGATCAAGATCGAGATGGTGCTCCCGGAGAGTCTGGTCGATCCAGCGGTGCAGAGCATCATCCAGACCGCGCGGAGCGGCAAGATCGGCGATGGAAAGATCTTCCTCTCCAAAGTGGACGAAGCCATCCGGATCCGCAACGAAGAACGCGGCGCCGCTGCTCTCTAAAGGTCCGAGGAGACGATGCCACCGAACACTCTAGCGAGAACCTTGAACTTCCGCGCCTTGTCCCGGAATGACTGCGAAGGCCATGTTCTTTCGGGGCCGGACCCGCTCCAGGAAGGACTGAAGCAACTCGGCATGGGGGAGCCGGCCCGTGCCCTGGTGTACTTCCAGCGGGCGCTGGAGGACGCACCCCATGATCCCGACGCACATGTCGGCATCGGCGTAGCCTATGCGCTCACCAGCCAGATCTACCCGGCGATCGATCATCTGACCTGTGCCGCTCAGCTCGAGCCGCAGAACTTCCATGCCCACCTCAAGCTGGCGCAGCTCTACTTCAAGCTGAGGGTCCCGCAGAAGGGTTACGAGGCCGCCGATCGCGCCCTGGGCTGTGCGACCACGATGGAGGAGCGCGCTGTCCTTGCGCGGTTGCTGAAGGAGGAGCGGCAACGGGAGCGCGAAGGCATCAGCCGGCCCTGGTTTAACAAACGGTTCGGTGGGTTCGGGATATGGCTCGCCGCTGCGGGGACCCTGGCGCTGCTGGTGCTTGTGATGTGCGTCCACTGATCCCTGGAATGTTCTGCCGGAGGTTACAGAAACACTCATGCGCGACTGCTTCAGCGCCCTGAAGGATGACCCCGCGACACTGGCCTTCGCGGTGTTCATCGGGGGCGTGCTGATCCTGCGCTTCGCTGCACCACCAGTACCGGTGCTGCTCGGCTGCGCCGCAGCAGTGTTGAGCAACGCTTGGCTGAAGGCCATGCACAGGAAGCGCTCAACGGAGAAATAGTGGACACTTCGCTCCAGTGCTTCCTGTTCCTTGCCATCGTCCTCTTGCTTGCAAAAGCCATGGGCCATGTGGGCGCGCGGGTCGGCCTTCCTCTGGTTCTGGGTGAACTCGCCGCCGGTATCGTGCTGGGCCCCAGCGTCCTGAACCTGTGGCATCTTTCCTGGTTTTCCCCGCAGGACGCCGGCTCTCCCTCCGTTCCCGCTGTTTTCCAGGTGCTGGCCCAGTTGGGGATGGTGGTGCTCATGTTTCTTGCCGGACTGGAAACCGACGTCAAGCTCCTGCGGTCCAGCCTGGCGCCTGCGTTCTGGGCAGCGGCGGGCGGCGTGGTGCTACCCATGGTGGGCGGGATGCTGGTCTCACGCATGGCGGGCCTGGCATGGGCCGAGGCCATATTCATCGGCACCATCCTGACCGCTACCAGCGTGACCATCACGGCCCAGACGCTGATCAACCTCGGACGCCTGCGCTCGCGGACAGGCTCCACCATCCTGGGAGCGGCGGTGATTGACGACGTGCTCGGCCTCATCGTCCTTTCCATCGTGATCGCGATCGAGGCTCCGGCCGGTCGCTTGTCTACTGCGTCAGCCGGTGCCGCCTTTCCCATCGCCCGCATGCTGCTCTTCCTGGTTCTTGCCTTCGCACTCGGCCCGCGAGTGATGCGGGCAGTCTTAACGCGCGCCGAAGGCTCGACCGCCGACACGTGCAGCGCCGCGGCGGCTCTTGCCGTGTCGTTCCTGTTTGCTTTTTTCGCCGTTTATCTTGGGGGTATGGCAGCGATCACCGGATCGTTTCTGGCGGGTGCGTTCGCCGCGGCGGCCCCCGCACGCCAACGCATCATTGGAGCTGTCCGCGCCATCTGCAATGACTTTCTTGGCCCGATATTCTTCGTCTCCATCGGCCTGCAGATCGACGCCTGGGACGTCGGGGGGCGCATCCGGCTCTTCCTGGCTCTGTTTCTTGTGGCCGTCCTGGGCAAGGTCCTGGGGTGCGCCGCCGGTACACTTGCTGCTGGAATCGGCGCGCGCGAGGCGTTCAGCGTAGGAGTGGGCATGATCCCGCGCGGGGAAGTCGGCCTGATGACCGCCAGTATCGGCTTTGCCGCAGGCCTGATTTCGCACGGCCTGTACGTGCAGGTGGTCATCCTGGTGCTCGCGACGAGCTTGGTCACGCCCGCCTTATTGCCCTTTTTCTTCCCGAGAAGCAGCGCCGGGGACGATGTTGCACTGGCTGCAGTTCCCGTCGAGTCCGTGACTCCAAGAGAGATCGTTTCGCCGCTCTAGGTCGTTCGACCGCCGCATCTCCGGCCGGAGCGGCACCTCACCTGTAGCGGTGACTGGCATCACTGCCGGCGGGCGCCACAGCAGGCACAGTTAGGGGAGCAAAGCAGCGAAAAGATACTGCCTCGCTCCCAGTGCAGCAGCTGGAGACGCTGCTGTCGTCCGATCCTCCGAATCTCTTCATCATGCGCGAGCCCGCGGGCTCCAGGGAGGCCTCATGAACGACCTTTACACCTGCAACTGCGGCAATCAGACATGGGAGATCTTCGAGAACGGGGTGCGCTGCATCGCCTGCCAGACCGAGTACGTTGTGCAGCACATGCCGGTCAAGGAGTTCAACCACATGGTCACCGAGGAGTTGGAAGACGCTCTGGAAGTGTGACCCACAGGTTGTAGTGCGCGGAGGGCGAGCGGCCCCACGACCGCTCGCCTTTCATCTTTTCCCGGAGAGCCGCGGCGGAGGGGCGGCCAAAGGCCTACAATGGAAGCAGACATGCTGCCCCCGAATCCGGTAACCAAAGGGTCGGGAACGGCATCTTACCCAGAGAGGGGCGAAACAGCTTTCCGCGTATGAAGAAGGATCTTTGCCGCGTCGCGCTGTCCTTGGTGCTGGCCGTGTCCGTGGGGGCGTTCGGCCAGTCGAAGAATGAGAAGCCGGCCGAAGAGAAAAGCGAAAAACCGACCGTCCCGCTGTCCACGCTGAACAACATCGACGCCATCGGCAACCGCAACGTGGGTTGCGACCGCGGCATCGGCAACTGGGTCTCGCTGGAGAAACAGACCGCCATGGGCGCCCAGTACGCCCACCAGGTGGACCAGTCTTCCCGCCTGATCAAGGACCCGGTGGTCACCGAGTACGTCAACCGGGTAGGGCAGAACCTGGTGCGCAACTCCGACTCCAAGGTGCCGTTCACCATCAAGGTCATCGACGACGATTCGATCAACGCTTTTGCCCTGCCCGGTGGATTCTTCTACGTGAACACCGGGGTGGTCCTCTCCGCCGACAACGAGTCCGAGATGGCCGGGGTGATGGCCCACGAGATCGCGCATGTGGCCGCCTGCCACGCCGCCCGCCAGATGACGCGCGGCAATCTGGCAAGCATTGCGGCCCTGGCGCCGATGATCTTGCTCGGCGGCTGGGCGGGCTTCGGAGTGGGGCAAGCAGCCAACATCGCGCTCCCGGCCACCTTCATGAAGTTCAGCCGTGGTTTCGAGGCGGAAGCCGACTACCTGGGCACTGAGTACCTTTACAAGGCCGGCTACGATCCCAACGGGCTCATCAGTTTCTTTGAGAAAGTCGAGGCCCTGGAGAAGAAGAAACCGGGGTTCCTGAACCGGGCGTTCGCCGACCATCCCCAGACCCCGGACCGGCTGGAGAGGACGCAGCAAGAGATTGCCACCATCCTGCCTCCCAAGCCGGAGTATGTCGTCGATACCTCAGACTTCCAGCAGGTGAAGGCGCGGCTGGCGCTCATCCAGAACAAGCACACGCCTAAGGACAGCGATCAGCACAAGCCTGAGTTGCGGCGCACTCAGCAGACCGGCAACAAGCCCGAGGACGACGACCGGCCTACCCTGCACCGGGCCAATTAGCCCGAGTCCCAGCGCTCCACTTGACCGGCATGATTCAATGTCCTTCGCATGCCCAACCCCGACTGGAACAAGCGCGCCGCACGCGCCCGTGAGCTGATCTCGGAAACCCCCGCCGCCGCGGAGCTGCTGCGCTTCTACGCTCCCGTACTGGATTTCCAGGGGCGCCTGTACAGCGCGGTGTCGCATACCGCGGCGGATGCGCAGCG encodes:
- a CDS encoding antibiotic biosynthesis monooxygenase is translated as MILRLWHGYTAPQNADAYERLLRTQILPGIHRVKGYQGAYLLRRGLNAEVEFITLTLWDSMDAIREFAGGDHAVVPPEARMLLSRFDEHSVHYDATWCP
- a CDS encoding PilZ domain-containing protein; translation: MAGDRAAKPKRYEEMRRYPRVKSDLRVRVFVPPKNPTADSFGRGYDLSESGMAIYVPLELAVGQQVLVVLEVPQYRVRLGLTATVRNADGYRYGVEFGALSNTERKELKRALESLAAITNPAA
- a CDS encoding GNAT family N-acetyltransferase; the protein is MVLIRPAELRDLDAAAAICRRVLAEKLPYNYELNIGTEGCLNLVAEDEGRVVGYLSMLVKRWDPNGRHLWQRLAPYIAFVGVLPERQRQGIGAALLQEAIREAARRCPSETGLFLEHAPRNIASRLYQRVGFRSLSAEEVRQLSGLDISTPVMYFPLHTISAAAS
- a CDS encoding porin; its protein translation is MAVLAVLAVVLVFGGVELNAQPLGADPEMEKADLLLRLAALEKEVAQLRLALATVNAPHSEPGTEPAAPAATPAAASAVTTPVESTAHPVTISGLLGSTTLSGFVDLNYGFNFNQPASRTTGLRSFDAPANQFALNMVELVADKPAETASRFGYHVALGFGNAMNAVNASDPGGLGFAQYLKEAYLSYMVPVGSGLTFDFGKFVTPHGAEVIESKDNWNYSRGLLFSWAIPYYHFGARAKYAFNSKYAITGYLVNGWNNVLDNNTGKTLGVSFAWTPSKKFGITQNYMAGPEGLNTNSHWRQLSDTVVTFTPSSRLSLMLNYDYGRGDYLPLGTRPVFWTGVGGYVRYAFDSRYAVATRYEYYDDHDGFTTGTPQHLHEVTQTVERLIGKGLITRLELRHDSSTAPVFMKGTVPVSRQTTLAAGMIYQFTTHQE
- a CDS encoding ammonium transporter, with the translated sequence MSGSTVVKDVATPTAEELAKGDPAGDKTGTATDVAVADPKAGLTLADLANQAGQNKIAINFTWTLIAGFLVMFMQAGFALVETGLCRAKNANHTMMMNFMVYGFGLFAYWVCGFAIQMGGVGGVANLGGTAPLSHEFTIHAFGKPWGLFGTSGFFLSGATYDVGVMAMFLFQMVFMDTALTIVTGSAAERWKFAAFAFCSLLMGAFTYPLFANWAWGGGWLSQLGVNFGLGHGYVDFAGSGVVHAVGGLTALAAAILIGPRIGKYNRDGTPNAMPGHDMVIVLAGCFILAFGWFGFNPGSTLGASGAGNLRIASVAVNTMLAGCTGSFGAILYMWIRYGKPDASMVGNGLLAGLVAITAPSGFVNTIGAAVIGLVAGVLVCLSCEYFERVAKVDDPVGAISVHGVNGLWGVTSVGLFADGTSNYGGGWNGVNGSVRGLFYGDPGQLIAQLIGVATLLGFVFSLSYAFNVLVDWLVGQRVSAETELEGLDIPEMGSLGYPEFVLKMQRTVPTASNETAPAYGAAPVVAPSFGAGD
- a CDS encoding P-II family nitrogen regulator, which encodes MVKIEAIIQTSRFEAVKEGLHQLGVEGMTVSEVRGHGRQKGHTESYRGREYSIDLIPKIKIEMVLPESLVDPAVQSIIQTARSGKIGDGKIFLSKVDEAIRIRNEERGAAAL
- a CDS encoding cation:proton antiporter, coding for MAEGHAQEALNGEIVDTSLQCFLFLAIVLLLAKAMGHVGARVGLPLVLGELAAGIVLGPSVLNLWHLSWFSPQDAGSPSVPAVFQVLAQLGMVVLMFLAGLETDVKLLRSSLAPAFWAAAGGVVLPMVGGMLVSRMAGLAWAEAIFIGTILTATSVTITAQTLINLGRLRSRTGSTILGAAVIDDVLGLIVLSIVIAIEAPAGRLSTASAGAAFPIARMLLFLVLAFALGPRVMRAVLTRAEGSTADTCSAAAALAVSFLFAFFAVYLGGMAAITGSFLAGAFAAAAPARQRIIGAVRAICNDFLGPIFFVSIGLQIDAWDVGGRIRLFLALFLVAVLGKVLGCAAGTLAAGIGAREAFSVGVGMIPRGEVGLMTASIGFAAGLISHGLYVQVVILVLATSLVTPALLPFFFPRSSAGDDVALAAVPVESVTPREIVSPL
- a CDS encoding M48 family metallopeptidase, yielding MKKDLCRVALSLVLAVSVGAFGQSKNEKPAEEKSEKPTVPLSTLNNIDAIGNRNVGCDRGIGNWVSLEKQTAMGAQYAHQVDQSSRLIKDPVVTEYVNRVGQNLVRNSDSKVPFTIKVIDDDSINAFALPGGFFYVNTGVVLSADNESEMAGVMAHEIAHVAACHAARQMTRGNLASIAALAPMILLGGWAGFGVGQAANIALPATFMKFSRGFEAEADYLGTEYLYKAGYDPNGLISFFEKVEALEKKKPGFLNRAFADHPQTPDRLERTQQEIATILPPKPEYVVDTSDFQQVKARLALIQNKHTPKDSDQHKPELRRTQQTGNKPEDDDRPTLHRAN